TTCATATGCAAATTGTGTGTGGTTATTTTGTCTATTAAATCAAAACTTCTGAAGAAGAACATACATTTACCTCCCCTTGAAGAAAttaggacagaagtggttgaaagtggacaaacaagattaaaacaccaggtgtagaTGGTTATGTGTCTCTCGTcgacttgtgatccgatcgccCAAAACGCATCAACACCATGTTTAAACAGGGCCTTGATTTGAGTATTTATCCTGCAAGAAAAAGGAATGTTAGTTATGATTAAACAAATACTTAACAACTTATATAGTTGGATGGTTTATTAACTGGTGTGTACAGGAAAGCCACAGGCAGAAGTTTTGATGTCTTTCACAATCTTACCACATCTGcatgtttgggttttttttccacatacACACATTCTGTGCTGATCATCTGAACTTGTGTGTTTTGCTGATCTTCTAAACTCTGTAGGTGTTCTTCTGAGCTCTTTTTTCTCTGTGCTgcctgtcttttcttctctttttttgtcTATTATCTGCGCTCATCTTCTTTGCCAGTGTTAATTGCTCTCTTGGCTTTCCATCAGACATCCTAAGCTGCTACTCTCAGCCCTAATGCTCTGAAAATGGTCCTCCTCCTTTGTATTCATCCACACTTCCATGTAAATAAGTGAAATTCATCAGATCCCTGTCTTCAgcatttttctgttttcagtttTCCCAAAAACATGTCTTAGTTCTGCTGTATTTGtaatgtttgtgtgttcatACGTTCTCAGGTGGTTCTTTGGGAGAATTCCTCGGGCCAGAGCAGAGGAGATCCTAAACAAACAGAGGCACGATGGAGCCTTCCTCATCAGAGAGAGCGAGAGTGCGCCTGGAGACTTCTCCCTGTCCGTCAAGTACGtccacaaacaaacacaacctCAAATCCACCTCTTATTATTCCCAGGATACATTCATTCACACTACAGGCTTCATCAAGTCAAGAGTCCTGACCTGGAGTGCAGTGATGCCCGAGATCGAGTTTGCGTAGCTAGAAGAGTTTGTCTTAGGCTTCTACCTATATTTGACCACTGAACAGCCAGTGGGGAGCATAAGAGACTGCtttcaaaaccattaaaaaaatttaccgacctcaaacttttgaaaggcaTCGTAGATGTAAAGACATGTAGCTTAATGTCATCATGTGCAATGACTGTGTCTCGTGCGAGTCATGGTTGGCCGAGCTCTTTGATAGACATCAGGGCAATTACCCATTTGATCCCTGTCTTTCGTGCCTGTCTCGTCTGTGTTTTGCATACATGTGTTAATATGCATTCTGACCTtatgtaacactttatttttggaTCATGGCACACAAAGGAGTGCATTATGTCAAGCTCTTCGGTATCAGCTGTGAAGTGTTGTGTCTGTGTTCTTGTTTAAGGTTTGGAAATGATGTACAGCATTTCAAAGTGCTGCGCGACGGGGCCGGAAAGTACTTCCTTTGGGTTGTGAAGTTTAACTCTCTCAACGAGCTGGTGGACTATCACCGCACCACttctgtttcccgaaaccaacAGATCTTTCTACGAGACATTGAGCAGGTGCCTCAGGTCTGTATGCCAGTTTTGGACTTTTAATCCTTAAAGTTTGTGAATGGCCGTTTTTACTTTTGTAATGTGACACTTTAtcaagagttattttaaattttaacaatatttcacaatattgtttgtttttgctatattttttatcaataaatgcagacttggtgagcataagagacttctttaactTCTTggatattaaaggattagttcactttcaaataattttttcctgataatttactcacccccatgtcatccaagatgttcatgtctttctttcttcagtcgaaaagaaatgaaggtttttgatgaaaacattccaggatttttctccttataatggacttcaatggtctccaaacggttgaaggtcaaaattacagtttcagtgcagcttcaaagagctttaaacgataccagacgaggaataaaagtcttatctagtgaaacgatcagacatttttgaaaaaaatacaactgtatatgctttatataaacaaatgatcgcctttgtaagtgcttccactttccgtattcttccAAACGCttgcgctgtatgtcctacgccttccctattcaacttacagaaaaaatgtAACACGTGCCgcattcgttccgtaagtagaatagggaaggcgtaggcatatggcgtaagctttttgaagaatacagaaatgtgGTTTTGCCGGAAGCTCTTAAGAAGGTGaccatttgtttatataaagcatatacatttacattttttcaaaaatgaccaatcgtttcgctagataagacccttattcctcatctggtatcgtttaaagccctttgaagctgcactgaaactgtaattttgaccttcaaccgtttggaggccattgaagtccactataaggagaataatcctggaatgttttcatcaaaaaacttttcgactgaagaaagacagacatgaacatcttggatgacatgggggtgagtaaattatcagggaaaagtttatttaaaagtggactaatcctttaaacgtGCCATCATGTTATTTACACATGTCTATTGTGCATCTGCAGCATCCAACATACGTGCAGGCCCTGTTCGACTTCGACCCTCAGGAGGACGGAGAGCTCGGCTTTAGACGCGGAGACTTCATTCAGGTCCTGGACAACTCTGACCCCAACTGGTGGAAGGGCGCCTGTCACGGCCAAACGGGCATGTTCCCACGCAACTACGTCACGCCTGTGAACCGGAACATGTAAAGGAAAAAATGAAGCGATTTAGTGAATAAATTGTAATTATCGGCCCCTCACATTCACATACAATCAGACTACCCTACATGTCCCCGACAACACCCTTAAAGTCCTGTGAAATCTAAAGCGGCACAGAAGAATGGAAATTGTGACTGAAAACGAggagggagagaaaaaaaaaacgtagcAGAGAGGCTGGACGTTTCCACCTCTTTCGTGGTGCCCGGGCGAAACTATTATTCCTGAGAATCGTGATGTCTTCATGAACGCTTACAGTCCAGACTGAGCTGTTAGGGCAAAGGAAAGGCTGAATCTTAGCATAGTAAACAACgcataaattaaaacaatgattctATCTGTAGATTCATCCTGCTGCTTCTGGCTTCTTTTCTAGTCTACAATtagacttttttgttttgtttttgttctttttgttttgGCTGCATGTTTAAATCTCTTTATAATAGTAAATCCTGAAGCtgtttttaaaaaggaaaaaaaaaaacattctaaaaatatataaaaaatgtaagagTAAAAAATGCAAGTGCATTGTACATCTGGGCTGTGGAAAAACACCTATAGAGAGAATCCATTTTtttaagaatatatatattatatatttgtatgtgTCTGTCAGTTTTACCTTTCaacacatttttgttttctttttccaattgtaaattatgttaattttttggGGAGGGCAAATGAAACGGAGTAGCTCTGGGACATGCTAATTTTATGAGCATCCCAGACGTAACACCGTAGTATTTAACGCATCATGTATTCCATTTGACAtcattcttattttgttttagaACCAATAGGTGAGCGGATCCTTGGCAATAGCGATTTATCGCCAGGGAGCTTCTGGTATTACAGGAGTTGATCTAATGTGAAAAACCACCCGGCTAGCCACCATTTTAAGCCAATGTATTTATTGCAGCCACTTTTTATTTGTCTTGGGTTGTGAATGTAGCCGACATCACTCAGTAGAGATCATCATGAGGGACTTCAGATTGAAGAGCTGAACCGCAGTTGCATGATTTCAGAGACTCATCTATTCATGGTGTCAAAATGTCAAAAAGCTGTTCACATACTGCATTTGtaactaaaacatttaaaatcacGAGATTTGGTGTCGAAAGACTGGCGGATGCCGGTTAAGCCAGTAAGAAGAAACCAGAGAGATTTCAATATATGAGTTGTCACATCGACTAATGTGATGCGTTCTGTTTTATTTCTGCCTCTTTTGTCTTTTCAGTGTTGTATGTTTTAGCtctttttatgtattttgtttCCCTCCTTGTGTATTATCGACAACCCCCCCTCCCCCTCTTGttttttgtgatgttttttttgttctctCTGGATTAGTGCCTTTTTCTCTGGTGTGACAGTGTCTCTGGCTTGCTGCTTTAGCCTGAGCATTGGGTTTCGTCAGACCCGCAGTGAGAAATCATGTGTGCCCTCCTCCTCCTGAACACACCCGCACACATTCGTTCCTATTTAAATGTCTTGCCTTTtttcttaactttttttttttttgccttttccTTGTttcttttgaataaataaaaagaaaattataaaaaagAGTCTCTGTTGTGtcagatactttttttttttgagtgaatgaGGCCTTTACAGTTTCGACAACTTTGATCAAAAGTCAACTTTTCAAATGTTCACTACTATAGTTTGACACTCTTCTGTTAAAACTTGTCTATTATTTGGTCTGTTAAGTGTTTTAGCTATTTAGGTGTTACATTGGCAACATCTAGTTAATTGGTGTGCCTCAGGGCTCAGTGCTTGGGCCAATTCTCTTCATCTACATGTCATCATTAGGATCTGTTATtcagaaacatgtttttttctatcACTGATCACATGatacacaactctacctctcatccCAGCCAGATGATCTGACAGTCACTGCTCAGATCTCAGCTTTCCTGACTGACATGTCTTGCTGGATGACGGACCACCACcttcaactcaaccttgcaaagaCAGTGCTACCTGTGGTCTCAGCCAACCTAACTATAATAACACAGCTTCTCCATTCACCTCGGTTTGTCAACCATAACTAGCCAAGAACCTTGGAGTTGTGATTGATGATcagttaaacttcacagaccACATTGCTAGAGCTGCCCGGTTCTGCAGATTTGTCTTATACAACATTAGGAACTTCAGGCTCTTTCTGTCAGAGCATGCTACACATCCCCATTGTCCAAGctttgttctatccagactggactattgtaatgctctcttggcagGCCTTTCAGCATGTACTGTCAAACCTCTGTAACAAGAGTGGTCCTTAACTAGCCGAAGAGAGTGCGCGTCACACCTCTCTCTTCATAAACTTGCACTGGTTGCTAATAGTATCAAATTCAAAGCactgatgtttgcctacagaacaACCACTGGCTCTGTACCCCTATGCCTAAACTTACTGTTTCTGACTTATGTGTTCTCCAGAAGCTTGCATTCTGCAAGTGAATGGCACCTTATGGTGCCATcacaaaaaagtacaaaatcAAATTTACAGACCTTTACCTTGACTGTTCCCTGCTGGTGGAATGGCCTGCCTAACTCCACCCGAGCATCTAAGTCTTTAGCCATTTTCAAGAAACTGCTGAAGATGCAGCTTTTTCGTCAACACTTGACCGATTAATACTAACGCTTACTATTctatatatgcactatattgccaaaagtattgggacacccctccaaatcattgaattcaggtgtataaaataaagcacctaggcatgcagactgcttctacaaacatttctgAAGGAATGGgtcactctcaggagctcagtgaattcaagcgtggtaccgttataggttgccacctgtgcaataagtccattcatgaAACT
The window above is part of the Chanodichthys erythropterus isolate Z2021 chromosome 3, ASM2448905v1, whole genome shotgun sequence genome. Proteins encoded here:
- the grb2b gene encoding growth factor receptor-bound protein 2b; this encodes MEAIAKYDFKATADDELSFKRGEVLKVLNEECDQNWYKAELNGKDGFIPKNYIEMKAHPWFFGRIPRARAEEILNKQRHDGAFLIRESESAPGDFSLSVKFGNDVQHFKVLRDGAGKYFLWVVKFNSLNELVDYHRTTSVSRNQQIFLRDIEQVPQHPTYVQALFDFDPQEDGELGFRRGDFIQVLDNSDPNWWKGACHGQTGMFPRNYVTPVNRNM